One region of Parerythrobacter jejuensis genomic DNA includes:
- a CDS encoding DUF885 domain-containing protein, translated as MKLIRTALLATAALALPAAPALADHHGDKPNAPAEETAKSEGEKLKALFADSDKRSLELNPLSRLFRGDDKNADRLGDFLTDASYYADLRDTQLNVALLAQIDRSKLDPTDQLAYDVFKYNQEQSLKGSTPEIRALTEVRPVNHFSGFHTFYPNFASGKGAAPFKTLAHYEDNLSRHDDYITINKRAIDKFREGMASGVVETKLTIGNVIKQFDTQLAIPVADSQFMGPVKQFPESFSDEDKARLTAAYEAKTREIYAAHQAMRDFLRDEYLAVAREEVGLSQMKGGEALYQQLIEGTTTLPLTADYLHNLGLSEVARIKTGLEEIKAEVGFEGSLNEFFDFVRTDPQFKPESREALTQSYYDIGKQVDGKIGDYFSLLPKSELEIKPYDPSIEQFSAGGSYQSGAPDGSRPGVFFFNAYDLPSRLTTGNVTLYLHEGAPGHHFQISLAQENEALPAFMRFGGTTAFIEGWALYSETLGFEMGFYEDPWNRYGTLQDEQLRAMRLVVDTGLHSKGWSREQAIEFMLENSGMTRTEVVSEVERYIAIPSQALAYKVGALKIQELRKKAEDELGDSFDIKGFHAQVLGTGGLPLPVLEAKIDRWIASLK; from the coding sequence ATGAAACTCATCCGTACCGCACTTCTGGCCACCGCCGCGCTGGCGCTGCCGGCCGCTCCGGCTTTGGCCGATCACCACGGCGACAAGCCAAATGCCCCGGCAGAAGAGACTGCCAAATCAGAGGGTGAGAAGCTGAAGGCGCTGTTCGCTGATTCCGACAAGCGCAGCCTCGAACTCAACCCCCTCAGCCGCCTGTTCCGCGGGGATGACAAGAACGCTGACCGGCTTGGTGATTTCCTGACCGATGCGTCATACTATGCCGACCTTCGTGATACGCAGCTCAATGTTGCGCTGCTGGCGCAGATCGATCGCAGCAAGCTCGATCCGACCGACCAGCTCGCCTACGATGTGTTCAAATATAACCAGGAACAATCGCTCAAAGGCAGCACTCCGGAAATCCGCGCGCTGACCGAAGTGCGTCCGGTAAACCACTTCAGCGGCTTCCACACATTCTATCCCAACTTCGCCAGCGGCAAGGGTGCCGCCCCGTTCAAGACGTTGGCCCATTACGAAGACAATCTGTCGCGCCATGATGACTATATCACCATCAACAAGCGCGCGATTGACAAATTCCGCGAGGGCATGGCCAGCGGCGTTGTCGAAACCAAGCTGACGATCGGCAATGTGATCAAGCAGTTCGATACGCAGCTGGCGATCCCGGTTGCGGATTCGCAGTTCATGGGTCCGGTGAAGCAATTCCCCGAGAGCTTCTCGGACGAGGACAAGGCGCGCCTGACCGCCGCTTACGAAGCGAAGACCAGGGAAATCTACGCGGCCCACCAAGCGATGCGCGATTTCCTGCGCGACGAATATCTTGCCGTGGCGCGCGAAGAAGTCGGCCTGAGCCAGATGAAGGGGGGCGAGGCGCTCTACCAGCAGCTGATCGAAGGCACGACCACGCTGCCGCTGACCGCCGACTACCTGCACAATCTTGGCTTGAGCGAAGTGGCCCGGATCAAGACCGGGCTGGAAGAGATCAAGGCAGAGGTCGGGTTCGAGGGTTCGCTCAACGAATTCTTCGACTTCGTCCGCACCGATCCACAGTTCAAGCCGGAAAGCCGCGAAGCGCTGACCCAGAGCTATTACGATATCGGCAAGCAGGTGGACGGGAAGATCGGCGACTATTTCTCGCTGCTTCCCAAGTCCGAACTGGAGATCAAGCCTTACGATCCGAGCATCGAGCAGTTCAGCGCGGGCGGTTCCTACCAGTCGGGCGCGCCGGACGGATCGCGCCCGGGCGTGTTCTTCTTCAACGCCTATGACCTGCCCAGCCGCCTGACGACGGGCAATGTCACGCTTTACTTGCATGAGGGGGCCCCTGGTCACCACTTCCAGATCAGCCTGGCGCAGGAAAACGAGGCGCTGCCGGCATTCATGCGGTTTGGCGGCACCACCGCCTTTATCGAAGGCTGGGCGCTTTATTCCGAAACGCTCGGGTTCGAGATGGGCTTCTATGAAGACCCGTGGAACCGCTATGGCACGCTGCAGGACGAGCAGCTGCGCGCGATGCGCCTGGTCGTCGATACCGGTCTGCATTCCAAGGGCTGGAGCCGCGAGCAAGCGATTGAATTCATGCTGGAGAATTCCGGTATGACCCGGACCGAAGTGGTGTCGGAAGTCGAGCGCTATATCGCGATCCCGAGCCAGGCGCTGGCCTACAAGGTCGGTGCCTTGAAGATCCAGGAGCTGCGCAAGAAGGCCGAAGATGAGCTGGGCGACAGCTTCGATATCAAGGGCTTCCACGCGCAGGTTCTGGGCACTGGCGGCCTGCCACTGCCAGTACTGGAAGCGAAGATCGATCGC